CGCGCCTCCGAAACCACCGAGCTGATTTTTACCGATTGCAAAGTGCCCGTGGGCAACGTCATCGGCAAAGTGGGCGACGGCTTCGTGCAAAGCCTGAAAGTGCTGGACGGCGGCCGCATCAGCATTGCGGCCCTCAGCCTGGGCATCGCGCAGGGCGCTTTTGAGGCTGCAACGCAGTACAGCAAGGAGCGTCACCAGTTCAACCAGCCCATCAGCAACTTCCAGGGCATTGCCTTCAAGCTGGCCGACATGGCCACCGAGATTGAAGCCGCCAGCCTGCTCACCTACCGCGCCGCCGACATGAAGGACCGCGGCCTGAACGTGAACCTGGAATCGGCCATGGCCAAGCTCTACGCTTCGGAAGTGAGCGTGCGCGTGGCCAACGAAGGCGTGCAGATTTTCGGGGGCTACGGCTATACCAAGGACTATCCGGCCGAGAAGTACTATCGCGACGCCAAGCTGTGCACCATTGGCGAAGGCACCAGCGAAATCCAGAAACTGGTGATTGCCCGGGCGCTGCTCAAGTAGTAATCGACAAGGATTCAGCCGTCTTGCTGGGAGAATAGTTTGTTTCGCTAACAATTCTACTTATCTTTGCGGCCCGGTTTACACCGCACTCCTCAGAAATCTCCCTCACTCCCTGATATGATTATCGTTCAAATCAAAGACAACGAATCGGTTGACCGCGCTCTGAAGCGTTTCAAGAAGAAGTTTGAGCGCACCGGCGTGCTGAAAGAACTGCGTCGTCGCACGTTCTTCCAAAAGCCCAGCATCACGCAGCGCAAAATGAAGCAGAAGGCTGTCTACAAGCTCGCCACCTACGGCCAGCCCAACGAATAGCCCAACGCGCTAGCGCCGTTTAGCTTAGCTAAAACCGGCCGGTTTGCCCTATCTGGCAAGCTGGCCGGTTTTTTCGCGTCCGTATGTCAGCAGTCGTTTGGTAAAAAATAAAAAAGCCCTACATTGGATGCCCGGCCCAACTGCCGGGCTTTTTGCTGTAGGAATGGACGCTTTTCTCGATTTTTTGCGCTTTGAGAAGCGCTACAGTGGGCACACGCTGACTTCGTACCAGACCGACCTGGGCCAGTTTGCGGCGTACCTCAAATCGGCGCACGAGCTCAGCGACCCGGCCCAGGCCACGCACCCGCTCATTCGGGGCTGGGTGGTGGAGCTGATGCAGCAGGACCTCGACCCGCGCACCGTGAACCGCAAGGTGGCCTGCCTGCGCTCCTACTACAAGTTCCTGCTGCGGGCCGGCACCATTGCCAGCAACCCCATGCTGCGCATCAAGGCGCCGAAGATGGCCAAGAAGCTGCCCGAGTTCGTGCCCGAAGACTCGTTGAACGGCCTGCTGAACTCGTTCGAGTTCGGCAGCGACTTTGCCGGCGTGCGCGACCAGCTGGTGCTGGAAATGCTGTACGGCACCGGCATTCGCCTCTCGGAGCTCATCGGCATTCACGCCGACGACGTGAGCCTGGGCAGTGGCACGGTGCGCGTGACGGGCAAGGGCAACAAGCAACGCATCGTGCCGCTGAACCCAACGCTGATGCAGGTAATTGAGAAATATCAGGCCCGGCGGGCGCACGAATTCGGGGCAATAGAAGGCCCGTTGCTGCTCACCGACAAAGGCGAGGCCATGTACGAAAAGTTTGTGTACCGCTGCGTGAAGCGGTATTTGAGCCAGATTACGACCTCAGGGGCGCAGCAGCACCCGCACGCGTTGCGGCACGCCTTCGCCACGCATTTGCTGGGCAAGGGCGCCGACCTGAATTCCATCAAGGAGTTGCTGGGGCACGCCAGTTTGGCAGCCACGCAGGTGTACACGCACCTGTCCGTCGACCGCCTGAAATCCGTATTTGAACAGGCCCACCCACGGGCCTGAAGTTGCCACACCCTTTTACCCTCTTAATCAACTGCTTTATGAAAGTTCAGATGCATTCGGTGCACTTCGACGCCGACAAGAAATTGCTTGATTTTGTGCAGCAACGCCTCAATAAGCTGGAAACTTTTTACGATAAGTTTACCGACGGCGAGGTGATTATGCGCCTCAACAACAAAGACGGCATTGCCAATAAGACGGTAGAAATAAAACTTTTTGTGCCGGGCTCGACCCTGTTCAGCGCCGAAGACGCTGCTTCCTTCGAAGCTGCCGCTGATGCGGCCACCGAAAGCCTGCGCCGCCAAATCACGCGCTACAAAGAGAAAACCCTGAGCCATTAATTGCTGCGTTTGCAGCAACAAAAAAGCCCCTCCGCAAACCGGAGGGGCTTTTTTGTTGTCTGATGCTGTGGTGCTGGTCTACAGCCCGAACTCGGCCTTAATCTGGGGCACGTAGTCGAGCTTTTCCCAGGTGAAGGTTTCAAAAGTTTTGGTTTCGCCGTCGGGCATCACCACGTTCACGGTGCCGGGCTGGCGGCCCATGTGGCCGTAGGCCGCGCTCTGGGCGAAGATGGGGTTTTGCAGGCCGAAGCGCTTCACGATGGCGTAAGGACGCAGGTCGAACAGCTTCTGTACTTTCTGGGCTACTTCGCCGTCGGTGAGGGGTTGGCCGGCCTCATTTTTCGCATGGCTGGTGCCGTAGGTGGTCACGAACACGCCCACGGGCTGGGCCACGCCAATGGCGTAGGCTACCTGCACCAACACCTGGTCGGCCACGCCGGCGGCCACCAGGTTTTTGGCAATGTGGCGGGCGGCGTAAGCGGCCGAGCGGTCTACTTTGGAAGAGTCCTTGCCGGAGAAAGCGCCGCCGCCGTGGGCGCCCTTGCCACCGTACGTGTCCACAATGATTTTGCGGCCGGTGAGGCCGGAATCGCCGTGCGGGCCGCCGATGACGAACTTGCCCGTGGGGTTAATGTGGTAAGTAATCTGGTCGGTGAACAGCGCCTGGGCATCGGCGCTCAGGCCGGCCTTCACGCGGGGAATGAGCACGCTGAGCACGTCGGCCTTGATTTTGTCGAGCATGACGCTCTCCGACGCGTCGAACTCGTCGTGCTGCGTGCTGATAACGATTGTGTCGATGGCTTCCGGCTTATGGTCGTCGGAGTAGCGGATGGTGACCTGGCTTTTGGCGTCGGGGCGCAGGTAGGGCATGTCGCGGCCCTCGCGGCGAATGGCGGCCAATTCCTGCAGCAGGCGGTGCGACAGGTCGAGGGCCAGCGGCATGTAATTAGCTGTTTCGTGGCTGGCGTAGCCGAACATCATGCCCTGGTCGCCGGCGCCCTGGTCTTCGTCCTTG
This DNA window, taken from Hymenobacter sp. 5317J-9, encodes the following:
- the rpsU gene encoding 30S ribosomal protein S21, which produces MIIVQIKDNESVDRALKRFKKKFERTGVLKELRRRTFFQKPSITQRKMKQKAVYKLATYGQPNE
- a CDS encoding tyrosine-type recombinase/integrase, translated to MDAFLDFLRFEKRYSGHTLTSYQTDLGQFAAYLKSAHELSDPAQATHPLIRGWVVELMQQDLDPRTVNRKVACLRSYYKFLLRAGTIASNPMLRIKAPKMAKKLPEFVPEDSLNGLLNSFEFGSDFAGVRDQLVLEMLYGTGIRLSELIGIHADDVSLGSGTVRVTGKGNKQRIVPLNPTLMQVIEKYQARRAHEFGAIEGPLLLTDKGEAMYEKFVYRCVKRYLSQITTSGAQQHPHALRHAFATHLLGKGADLNSIKELLGHASLAATQVYTHLSVDRLKSVFEQAHPRA
- the metK gene encoding methionine adenosyltransferase — encoded protein: MPYLFTSESVSEGHPDKVADQISDAILDEYLRQDPTSKVACETLVTTDFALVAGEIKSKAHVDAEPIVRETIRRIGYDKPEYLFNADTCEVMNRLHEQSPDINQGVERAKDEDQGAGDQGMMFGYASHETANYMPLALDLSHRLLQELAAIRREGRDMPYLRPDAKSQVTIRYSDDHKPEAIDTIVISTQHDEFDASESVMLDKIKADVLSVLIPRVKAGLSADAQALFTDQITYHINPTGKFVIGGPHGDSGLTGRKIIVDTYGGKGAHGGGAFSGKDSSKVDRSAAYAARHIAKNLVAAGVADQVLVQVAYAIGVAQPVGVFVTTYGTSHAKNEAGQPLTDGEVAQKVQKLFDLRPYAIVKRFGLQNPIFAQSAAYGHMGRQPGTVNVVMPDGETKTFETFTWEKLDYVPQIKAEFGL
- the raiA gene encoding ribosome-associated translation inhibitor RaiA, which codes for MKVQMHSVHFDADKKLLDFVQQRLNKLETFYDKFTDGEVIMRLNNKDGIANKTVEIKLFVPGSTLFSAEDAASFEAAADAATESLRRQITRYKEKTLSH